A stretch of Alkaliphilus flagellatus DNA encodes these proteins:
- a CDS encoding helix-turn-helix domain-containing protein, translated as MDIGEKIRRLRLLNELTQDELAQRCDLTKGFISKIERNITSPSIATLMDLLEALGTDVKKFFNEDVQDKIVFTKEDIYESINEELLHRVSWLIPNAQKNAMEPILIELDPYGTSNIEEPHKGEEFGYVLKGAINLYLGSKKIKVKKGESFYFKSSQLHYIENQTNKPAVVLWVASPPSF; from the coding sequence TTGGATATAGGTGAGAAAATTAGACGTTTACGCCTTTTAAATGAACTAACACAAGATGAACTGGCTCAACGATGTGATTTAACCAAGGGATTTATTTCAAAAATAGAACGTAATATTACATCACCTTCTATTGCCACTTTAATGGATCTTCTAGAAGCACTAGGAACAGATGTAAAAAAGTTTTTTAATGAAGATGTCCAAGATAAAATTGTATTTACCAAAGAGGATATATACGAATCCATAAATGAAGAATTACTACATAGAGTTTCTTGGCTTATACCGAATGCTCAGAAAAATGCAATGGAGCCCATTCTAATAGAATTAGATCCTTATGGTACTAGTAATATTGAAGAACCTCATAAAGGTGAAGAATTTGGATACGTCTTAAAGGGAGCTATTAATTTATATCTTGGAAGTAAAAAAATCAAAGTAAAAAAAGGCGAGAGCTTTTATTTTAAATCTAGTCAATTACATTATATTGAGAATCAGACTAACAAACCAGCTGTAGTGCTTTGG
- a CDS encoding DUF2953 domain-containing protein, translating to MMGILIIIGIFLFIILYSNLKIDINFTRYHEDDVITMNFTALYGIFRHTTKIPFVDLVKGQNEIPALEVKTEVELGKNERHIGDNKSIVNIHEIEKIINKYRSLYIKYKTLITHIRKKLIISNISWVTELGTGDAAETAIITGVIWTIKLGLISLVCNRYNSLDIFVNVVPNYNIKTFKTSIDCIFRIKLGHIINAGLKTLLVKIKDGVKNE from the coding sequence ATGATGGGCATTTTAATAATAATTGGTATTTTTTTATTTATAATACTATATTCAAATTTAAAAATAGATATTAATTTTACTCGGTATCATGAAGATGATGTTATAACTATGAATTTTACAGCTCTTTATGGTATATTTAGGCATACAACAAAAATTCCTTTTGTAGACTTAGTTAAAGGACAGAATGAAATACCTGCGTTAGAAGTAAAAACTGAGGTTGAGTTAGGGAAAAATGAAAGACATATAGGTGACAATAAATCAATAGTAAATATACATGAAATAGAAAAGATAATAAATAAATATAGAAGCCTATATATTAAATATAAGACACTAATAACACATATTAGAAAAAAACTTATCATTAGCAATATATCCTGGGTTACAGAACTTGGAACAGGTGATGCTGCCGAAACTGCTATTATTACCGGTGTCATATGGACAATAAAACTAGGTTTAATTTCTCTTGTGTGTAATAGGTATAATTCATTAGATATATTTGTAAATGTAGTACCAAACTATAATATTAAAACTTTTAAAACATCTATAGATTGTATATTTAGGATCAAATTAGGCCATATTATTAATGCAGGATTAAAAACATTATTAGTTAAAATAAAGGATGGTGTAAAAAATGAGTGA
- the ytfJ gene encoding GerW family sporulation protein: MSEHPIEALMKTTMESIKEMVDVNTIVGDAVETPDGTVIIPISRVSFGFASGGGEYINIKNRKSEEDNQKITKDQFPFAGGAGAGVSVQPVAFMVVGNGQMKLMSVDQNANLIDNIINSTPKMINSLQSVFSKNNKKNNGENEIISFQ, translated from the coding sequence ATGAGTGAGCATCCGATAGAAGCACTAATGAAGACTACAATGGAAAGTATTAAAGAAATGGTGGATGTTAATACTATTGTTGGGGATGCAGTGGAGACACCTGATGGTACTGTAATAATACCTATTTCAAGAGTTTCCTTTGGTTTCGCATCAGGTGGCGGTGAATATATAAACATAAAAAATAGAAAAAGTGAAGAAGACAATCAGAAAATAACAAAGGATCAGTTTCCATTTGCAGGTGGTGCTGGTGCTGGTGTATCTGTACAACCAGTGGCTTTCATGGTAGTAGGAAATGGTCAAATGAAGTTAATGTCTGTAGATCAAAATGCAAATCTAATTGATAATATTATTAACTCGACACCTAAAATGATAAATAGTTTACAATCTGTATTCAGTAAAAATAATAAGAAAAACAATGGAGAAAATGAAATTATTAGTTTTCAATAG
- a CDS encoding D-alanyl-D-alanine carboxypeptidase family protein: MYKRGICIILVCIMMTLTLSYGNEDLKSIQIGGESAIVMDVETGRVLYEKNIYKKLPMASTTKIITALLAIENISLDKKVKINAQAEGVEGSSIYLRAGEEVKAIDLIYGLMLRSGNDSATAIAYEISGSIEDFAELMNKRAKEIGAKNTNFVNPHGLHDDNHYTTAYDLGLITREALKNPVFKEVVRTKFWTADKDGYKHFANKNNILDICDGGDGVKTGYTRRSGRCLVASATRNDMQLIAITFNDYDWFNTTKMLLDESFNIYKPYTLFDEKQIITKTRVLDGKKKEVSLKPFKSSIIPMDKEEDKKLLTVIDMPKALHAPIEKGQRIGKMTTYLYGKIINTTYLIANESIEKQSLKDKIKDFFGIGQ, encoded by the coding sequence ATGTATAAAAGAGGAATTTGTATTATACTAGTTTGTATTATGATGACCCTTACTTTATCTTATGGAAATGAGGATTTGAAAAGTATCCAAATAGGTGGAGAATCAGCTATTGTTATGGATGTAGAAACTGGTCGAGTTTTATATGAGAAAAATATATATAAAAAACTTCCTATGGCTAGTACCACAAAAATTATAACAGCCCTATTAGCAATTGAAAATATTTCATTAGATAAAAAAGTAAAAATTAATGCACAGGCTGAAGGTGTTGAAGGCTCTTCCATTTATTTAAGAGCAGGTGAGGAAGTTAAAGCAATTGATTTAATATATGGATTAATGTTAAGGTCTGGTAATGATTCTGCTACAGCTATTGCATATGAGATATCTGGGTCTATTGAGGATTTTGCTGAACTAATGAATAAAAGAGCAAAGGAAATTGGAGCTAAAAATACAAACTTTGTAAATCCCCATGGTTTACATGATGATAACCATTACACAACAGCTTATGATTTAGGTCTGATTACAAGAGAAGCTCTAAAAAATCCAGTATTTAAAGAAGTAGTAAGAACTAAGTTTTGGACAGCTGACAAAGATGGATATAAACATTTTGCAAATAAAAACAATATTTTAGATATATGCGATGGTGGAGACGGAGTAAAAACTGGATATACAAGAAGATCTGGTAGATGTTTAGTAGCATCAGCAACCAGAAATGATATGCAGTTAATTGCTATTACATTTAATGACTATGATTGGTTTAATACTACTAAAATGTTATTAGATGAGAGTTTTAATATATATAAACCATATACACTATTTGATGAAAAACAAATAATTACTAAGACTAGAGTTTTGGATGGTAAGAAGAAGGAAGTATCGTTAAAACCATTTAAAAGTTCTATTATACCGATGGATAAGGAAGAAGATAAAAAATTACTAACTGTTATTGATATGCCTAAAGCTTTACACGCTCCAATAGAAAAGGGACAAAGAATAGGAAAAATGACTACTTATCTATATGGGAAAATAATTAATACAACCTATCTTATTGCTAATGAATCTATAGAAAAGCAAAGT
- a CDS encoding MazG nucleotide pyrophosphohydrolase domain-containing protein, producing the protein MDIRKAIESIWENRKYTTNDPKTAISHLNEEIAESLKALMKGDVDKAKRELQDAMSCLFIAMKVMDVDPIEAVNNQVKQMQKRNEKIMILKNDKVEIYVNGILKGGWSIWGKEDIKEAEKLAKEFGCEIQYE; encoded by the coding sequence ATGGACATAAGAAAAGCAATAGAAAGCATATGGGAAAACAGGAAATATACTACAAATGATCCTAAGACGGCTATAAGTCATTTAAATGAAGAAATCGCTGAATCACTAAAGGCATTAATGAAAGGTGATGTAGACAAAGCTAAACGTGAACTTCAGGATGCTATGTCTTGTTTATTTATCGCAATGAAGGTTATGGATGTAGATCCTATAGAAGCAGTTAATAATCAAGTAAAACAAATGCAAAAAAGGAATGAGAAGATAATGATACTTAAAAATGATAAGGTAGAAATATACGTTAATGGAATTTTGAAGGGCGGTTGGTCAATTTGGGGTAAGGAAGATATAAAAGAAGCCGAAAAGTTAGCAAAAGAGTTTGGATGTGAAATACAATATGAATAA